One Campylobacter sp. RM16192 genomic region harbors:
- the hypE gene encoding hydrogenase expression/formation protein HypE: MLSHGGGGEEMNSLINDLIFKIFDNEILSQSNDSALLNLSGKLAFSTDSFVVTPIFFNGGDIGKIAACGTINDLAMVGAIAKYLSCALIIEEGFEIDKLERVLTSLANICKSCGVKVICGDTKVVPKGKCDGIFINTSGIGELIDEPVGLDGLKHGAKILLSGDIGRHGAVVLANREELSLGGDLKSDCKSLKEIVKELFNAGIKPFSMRDATRGGLSAVLNEWAKFSKFDILIKDEFVKVSDEVAGVCELFGFEPYELANEGTFVMAVDAKDEEKALEVLRKFDANASLIGEILKDQNSRVILQNIYGSKRLLEAPKGELLPRIC; encoded by the coding sequence ATGCTCAGTCACGGCGGTGGCGGAGAGGAGATGAATTCTCTTATAAATGATCTGATTTTTAAGATTTTTGATAACGAAATTTTAAGCCAATCAAATGACTCTGCGCTATTAAATTTAAGCGGAAAATTAGCATTTAGCACAGATAGTTTTGTGGTAACTCCAATATTTTTTAATGGCGGAGATATAGGCAAGATAGCAGCTTGCGGTACTATAAACGATCTTGCGATGGTGGGAGCTATAGCCAAATATTTAAGCTGTGCGCTTATCATTGAAGAAGGTTTTGAGATAGATAAGCTTGAACGAGTTCTGACATCTCTTGCTAATATTTGCAAAAGCTGTGGCGTTAAAGTAATTTGTGGTGATACCAAAGTAGTTCCTAAAGGAAAATGCGATGGAATTTTTATAAATACTTCCGGCATTGGAGAGCTTATAGATGAGCCTGTAGGGTTAGATGGATTAAAACATGGAGCCAAAATACTTCTTTCAGGCGACATCGGAAGGCATGGAGCGGTTGTTCTTGCCAATAGGGAGGAATTAAGCCTAGGAGGAGATCTTAAAAGCGATTGCAAGAGCTTAAAAGAGATAGTTAAAGAGCTATTTAATGCTGGTATAAAGCCATTTTCTATGCGAGATGCCACCAGAGGCGGACTAAGTGCGGTTTTAAACGAGTGGGCTAAATTTTCTAAATTTGACATATTGATAAAAGATGAATTTGTAAAAGTTAGCGACGAAGTGGCTGGAGTTTGCGAGCTATTTGGATTTGAACCTTATGAGCTTGCTAATGAGGGTACGTTTGTAATGGCTGTAGATGCTAAAGACGAAGAGAAAGCGCTAGAAGTTTTAAGAAAATTTGATGCAAATGCAAGCTTGATAGGCGAAATTTTAAAAGATCAAAACTCAAGAGTAATACTTCAAAACATATACGGCTCAAAAAGACTACTAGAGGCTCCAAAAGGCGAGCTTTTACCTAGAATTTGCTAG
- the mltG gene encoding endolytic transglycosylase MltG, producing the protein MLIPCFNVTIRIAKNMIKNSRICQIFLIACEIIIIFFLSFLVYLSRPIATDSVIYLPKGAVGEIITYLKQRNSNIINIDKYILATLGHPQSGWVDIKKQSLSKFDFLYALTTAKAAMSEITLIPGETTAIFLQDMAKSLNLNEQILNEIYDKVAPFGDGFFIPETYKIPIGIREKQLIYHLANLSKKRHQELSIKLLGKFDQKEWQKYLIIASIIQKEAADESEMPIVSSVIYNRLKKGIKLQMDGTLNYGLYSHDTITAKRIREDMSKFNTYLHDGLPPSPICSVSLAAIKAAVNPQESEFLYFVRDKKTMKHKFSKTYQEHSRIIDMQR; encoded by the coding sequence ATGCTGATACCATGCTTTAACGTAACTATAAGGATTGCAAAAAATATGATAAAAAATAGCAGAATATGCCAAATTTTTTTAATTGCCTGTGAGATAATAATCATTTTTTTCCTAAGCTTTTTGGTCTATCTTAGTAGGCCTATAGCTACCGATAGCGTAATTTACCTGCCAAAAGGGGCAGTCGGAGAAATTATAACATATCTAAAACAAAGAAATTCTAACATAATCAACATAGATAAATACATTTTGGCCACACTTGGGCATCCGCAATCTGGCTGGGTGGATATCAAAAAACAGAGCTTAAGCAAATTTGATTTTTTATACGCTCTTACTACAGCCAAGGCTGCAATGAGTGAGATAACCTTAATACCTGGAGAAACCACGGCTATATTTTTACAAGATATGGCTAAAAGCTTAAATTTAAATGAGCAAATTTTAAATGAAATTTATGATAAAGTCGCACCTTTTGGTGATGGATTTTTTATTCCGGAAACTTACAAGATACCGATTGGAATAAGAGAGAAGCAGCTTATATATCATTTAGCAAATTTATCAAAAAAACGTCATCAAGAGCTTTCTATTAAGCTACTTGGAAAATTTGATCAAAAAGAGTGGCAAAAATATCTAATAATAGCATCCATCATACAAAAAGAGGCTGCAGATGAGAGTGAGATGCCAATAGTAAGCTCTGTAATATACAACCGCCTTAAAAAAGGAATAAAGCTACAGATGGATGGAACTTTAAACTACGGACTTTACTCTCACGATACAATTACAGCCAAAAGAATAAGAGAGGATATGAGTAAATTTAATACATATTTACATGACGGACTGCCGCCAAGTCCTATATGTAGCGTATCTTTGGCTGCGATAAAGGCAGCCGTAAATCCGCAAGAAAGCGAGTTTTTATACTTTGTTAGAGATAAAAAAACAATGAAGCATAAATTTAGCAAAACATACCAAGAACACAGCAGAATAATCGATATGCAAAGATAA
- a CDS encoding YhdP family protein: protein MIIISQAIKKIWHILLFFIIFFAILIVTLKHGISIENISFNDFKIEKLYIKLDKKLILRAQKLKIPKTSHKDSSNEDFLSLTNNIIWVDRLFKEIILEKIEFEDNELTVLFYENAFHVDTAYLTLDTTFTSQENGLFIDVYNLAFKDFDINLSGTSNADIRHNIYDFNGTFVSHELDGKMKFHLENEIINYDVSDINASSLKSFMHELDVKLNLNEDVKNWIYGYIVADNYFVHNLSGKVDLKNQNFFLNELSAKGVSKNLKVKFEDSLPAAIVEEADIELKNGTLYFKLKKPRWNGKNLNGSNLEIYKIFDEKNAGLILNLQTNSIYDKAVNSILKAYDINVPIEQKSGRNVGKISIDIKFDPLKLTPNGKFKAKDSKIDIAGAMFNVKEAIVEIRDDKIIVDAKDSGMDFFKGDIKVAIDATKEKGDVNGTINKFDLSFDGEEIVKLKNLPLNASLDFRKKDVLFDILDPRIQLSFGDESTIRIDDISKIYDYSPLIKQIGLNSGNFTLKTKNFDDFEISLRNAKFNMPFLNKDGSKYDSDGFDIKIGENLITANSLSNNLNINIKDKKTEVHIKNMDLIIDNGIILNDNNRSKNKNLEFFGLNSDLFVADLNRTLKFLSYSGSIVKDKTQFNAKPKSGNVSIVQSDKKFNMFANDITGEFVNSLFGMDGFDGGFFKLKIVGNNTDDLKGEIRLHGANLKSYTFYNQLLTFLNSVPSLIIFKTPDFTEKGFPVKFGKILFEKKGDLLNIMAIELEGSSADIGGRGTINLATKEIDVDLELKLLKDASSIIGSIPIVNQIILGKDRKLSTVIKVRGTLDKPKYSTQVLADALTSPLKIIRNVLEAPFLIFE from the coding sequence ATGATTATTATCTCACAGGCAATTAAAAAAATTTGGCATATTCTGCTATTTTTTATCATATTTTTTGCAATCCTTATAGTTACGTTAAAGCATGGTATCAGCATCGAAAATATAAGTTTTAACGATTTTAAGATAGAGAAATTATATATAAAACTTGATAAAAAACTTATTTTAAGGGCTCAAAAATTAAAAATTCCAAAAACAAGCCACAAAGACAGCTCAAACGAAGACTTTTTAAGTCTTACGAACAATATAATATGGGTTGATAGACTATTTAAGGAGATTATTTTAGAAAAGATCGAGTTTGAAGACAATGAGCTAACTGTGCTTTTTTACGAGAACGCCTTTCATGTCGACACCGCTTATCTTACTTTGGATACCACATTTACAAGCCAAGAAAACGGTCTGTTTATAGATGTTTACAATCTTGCCTTTAAGGATTTTGACATTAATCTAAGCGGAACATCAAATGCCGACATAAGACATAATATATATGATTTTAACGGCACTTTCGTGAGCCACGAACTTGACGGAAAGATGAAATTTCATCTTGAAAATGAGATTATAAACTACGATGTAAGCGACATAAACGCAAGCAGTCTAAAAAGCTTTATGCACGAGCTTGATGTCAAGCTAAATCTAAACGAAGATGTTAAAAATTGGATATACGGCTACATTGTAGCGGATAACTATTTTGTGCATAATCTAAGCGGAAAAGTTGATCTAAAAAATCAAAATTTCTTCTTAAATGAACTTAGTGCCAAAGGAGTTTCTAAAAATCTAAAGGTCAAATTCGAAGATAGCTTGCCTGCTGCAATTGTTGAAGAAGCCGATATAGAGCTAAAAAACGGGACGCTTTATTTTAAGCTTAAAAAACCAAGATGGAATGGAAAGAATCTAAACGGATCAAATTTAGAAATTTATAAAATTTTTGATGAGAAAAATGCCGGACTAATTTTAAATTTACAAACAAACTCAATCTACGATAAAGCGGTTAATTCTATACTAAAAGCTTATGATATAAATGTGCCGATAGAACAAAAAAGCGGTAGAAATGTAGGAAAAATAAGCATTGATATTAAATTTGATCCGCTTAAATTAACGCCAAATGGCAAATTTAAAGCAAAAGATAGCAAGATTGATATAGCTGGCGCGATGTTTAATGTAAAAGAGGCGATAGTAGAGATAAGAGATGATAAAATAATCGTAGATGCCAAAGATAGCGGAATGGATTTTTTTAAGGGGGATATTAAAGTAGCCATAGATGCAACCAAAGAAAAAGGCGATGTTAACGGCACTATCAATAAATTTGATTTAAGTTTTGATGGCGAGGAGATAGTAAAATTAAAAAATTTGCCACTAAACGCCTCTCTTGACTTTAGAAAGAAAGATGTGCTTTTTGATATCCTTGATCCAAGAATACAGTTAAGTTTCGGAGATGAAAGCACAATAAGAATAGATGATATTTCAAAAATTTATGATTATTCGCCTTTAATTAAGCAGATTGGATTAAATAGTGGAAACTTCACACTAAAAACAAAAAATTTCGATGATTTTGAAATTAGCCTAAGAAATGCGAAATTCAATATGCCATTTTTAAATAAAGACGGCTCAAAATACGATAGTGACGGCTTTGACATAAAGATAGGCGAGAATTTAATAACTGCAAATAGCCTCAGCAATAATCTAAATATTAACATCAAAGATAAAAAAACCGAAGTTCATATAAAAAATATGGACTTGATTATAGACAATGGGATAATTTTAAACGATAATAACCGAAGTAAAAATAAAAATTTAGAGTTTTTTGGCTTAAATTCTGACCTGTTTGTAGCTGACTTAAATCGTACGTTGAAATTTTTAAGCTACAGCGGAAGTATCGTAAAAGACAAAACTCAATTTAATGCAAAACCTAAAAGCGGAAATGTAAGCATAGTTCAAAGCGACAAGAAATTTAATATGTTTGCAAACGACATAACAGGAGAGTTTGTAAATAGTCTTTTTGGGATGGATGGCTTTGATGGCGGATTTTTTAAGTTAAAGATAGTCGGAAATAACACTGATGATTTAAAGGGTGAGATAAGGCTACACGGCGCAAATTTAAAGAGTTATACATTTTACAACCAATTGCTAACATTTCTAAACTCAGTTCCATCTCTAATAATTTTTAAGACTCCAGACTTTACCGAAAAAGGCTTTCCTGTTAAATTTGGCAAAATTTTATTTGAAAAAAAAGGAGACTTGCTAAATATTATGGCCATAGAATTAGAGGGCTCAAGTGCCGATATAGGAGGTCGCGGGACTATAAATTTAGCAACCAAAGAGATAGATGTGGATCTAGAGCTAAAGCTTTTAAAGGATGCAAGCTCGATAATAGGCTCGATTCCGATAGTAAATCAAATAATTCTTGGCAAAGATCGCAAGCTTTCAACAGTAATAAAAGTGCGCGGAACGCTTGATAAGCCTAAATACTCAACTCAGGTTTTAGCCGATGCCTTAACGTCCCCACTTAAGATAATAAGAAACGTTCTGGAAGCACCATTTTTAATATTTGAGTAA
- a CDS encoding NADP-dependent isocitrate dehydrogenase, translated as MSDIIWTKTDEAPLLASYSLFPILKSFLNRADISIDVADISLAGRIIAAFSDVLKDDQKEKDWLEILGNMTEDKFANIIKLPNISASIPQLNNAINELRAKGYDLPLYPNEPKNDNEREIYKRYQKVLGSAVNPVLRQGNSDRRCVSAVKEYARNNPHKMGEFKSDSKAEVAYMKSGDFYFNEISMTAKSDDTLRVEFTNKNGEKTILKEIKVLKGEVIDATFMSAKALKQFIRDQIKDTKAKDLLFSVHLKATMMKVSDPVIFGHFVKEYFIEAFDEFKDEFKSVGINENNGLKDLFERILKLDKNTQDKIRAKFDEIYAIRPGLAMVNSDAGITNLHVPSDVIIDASMPVMIRNSGKMWDKNGALKEAKAVIPDSTYAKIYEAVIEDFKQNGTLDPSKIGSVSNVGLMAKKAEEYGSHDKTFIMSNDGILRVINLNDEEIFKFEICKDDIFRMTQAKDDAITDWVNLGIKRAKLTNTKAIFWLDENRAHDKEIIKKVKEILSKSDLSGVDIEILRPELACKKSLDIIRSGKDCISVTGNVLRDYLTDLFPILELGTSAKMLSVVPLLKGGGVFETGAGGSAPKIAEQFFNENHLRWDSLGEFLALIASLEHLANLKSNQKAKILSSTLNSAVSRWLKENRSPQKEVKTPDNRGSHFYLALYWADELAINGEILADKFKDVAKELKDNEKKIVQELLEVQGQKMDIKGYYKFDENLASKAMRPSETFNKIIN; from the coding sequence ATGAGTGATATTATCTGGACAAAAACCGATGAGGCTCCACTTCTTGCAAGCTACTCGCTTTTTCCTATTCTAAAAAGCTTTTTAAACAGAGCAGATATCAGTATAGATGTAGCCGATATCTCGCTTGCGGGTCGTATAATAGCAGCTTTTAGTGATGTTTTAAAAGATGATCAAAAAGAAAAAGATTGGCTGGAAATTTTAGGAAATATGACAGAGGATAAATTTGCCAATATTATAAAACTACCAAATATTTCAGCTTCTATCCCTCAGCTAAACAATGCTATAAACGAACTAAGAGCCAAAGGATATGATCTGCCTTTGTATCCAAATGAGCCAAAAAATGATAACGAGAGAGAAATTTACAAAAGATATCAAAAAGTGCTTGGAAGTGCCGTAAATCCTGTACTTCGTCAAGGAAATTCGGATCGCAGATGCGTAAGTGCAGTAAAAGAGTATGCAAGAAATAATCCTCATAAGATGGGAGAATTCAAATCAGATAGCAAGGCGGAAGTAGCCTATATGAAGAGCGGAGACTTTTATTTTAATGAAATATCTATGACTGCAAAGAGTGATGATACTTTAAGAGTTGAATTTACTAACAAAAATGGTGAAAAAACGATATTAAAAGAGATAAAAGTTTTAAAAGGCGAGGTAATAGACGCTACATTTATGAGCGCAAAGGCTTTAAAGCAGTTTATAAGAGATCAGATAAAGGATACTAAAGCCAAAGATCTGCTATTTTCCGTTCACCTTAAGGCTACTATGATGAAGGTTAGTGATCCTGTGATATTTGGACATTTTGTTAAAGAGTATTTTATAGAGGCATTTGATGAATTTAAGGATGAGTTTAAGAGTGTTGGAATCAATGAAAATAACGGCTTAAAAGATCTTTTTGAGAGAATTTTAAAACTAGATAAAAACACACAAGATAAAATTAGAGCCAAATTTGATGAAATTTATGCCATTCGTCCGGGTTTGGCTATGGTAAATTCTGATGCAGGAATTACAAATTTACATGTCCCAAGTGATGTCATCATAGACGCTTCAATGCCTGTGATGATAAGAAATTCTGGTAAAATGTGGGATAAAAACGGAGCCCTTAAAGAGGCTAAAGCCGTAATCCCTGATAGCACATACGCTAAAATTTATGAGGCCGTGATTGAAGATTTTAAGCAAAATGGCACACTTGACCCAAGCAAAATAGGAAGCGTATCAAACGTAGGTCTTATGGCTAAAAAGGCGGAAGAATACGGAAGTCACGACAAAACTTTTATAATGTCTAATGACGGGATTTTAAGAGTAATTAATTTAAATGATGAGGAAATTTTTAAATTTGAGATTTGTAAAGACGACATTTTTAGAATGACTCAGGCGAAGGATGATGCGATAACCGACTGGGTAAATTTGGGGATAAAACGTGCAAAACTTACTAACACTAAAGCGATATTTTGGCTGGATGAAAATAGGGCGCACGATAAAGAGATTATCAAAAAGGTTAAAGAGATACTCTCAAAAAGCGATTTAAGCGGAGTGGATATAGAAATTTTAAGACCTGAACTAGCTTGCAAAAAATCTCTTGACATCATAAGATCTGGCAAAGATTGCATAAGTGTTACCGGAAATGTGCTAAGAGATTATCTAACCGATCTATTTCCTATACTTGAGCTTGGCACAAGCGCGAAGATGCTATCGGTTGTTCCTCTTTTAAAAGGTGGAGGAGTGTTTGAAACGGGAGCCGGCGGGTCCGCTCCGAAGATAGCCGAGCAGTTTTTTAATGAAAATCATCTTAGGTGGGATAGTTTAGGAGAATTTTTAGCTTTAATTGCGTCTTTAGAGCATTTGGCCAATTTAAAATCAAATCAAAAGGCTAAAATTTTATCATCTACTCTAAATTCCGCGGTTTCAAGATGGCTTAAAGAAAACAGATCTCCGCAAAAAGAGGTAAAAACTCCTGATAATCGCGGCAGCCATTTTTATTTGGCGCTTTACTGGGCCGATGAGTTGGCTATAAACGGCGAAATTTTAGCTGATAAATTTAAGGATGTCGCTAAAGAATTAAAAGATAATGAGAAAAAGATAGTCCAGGAGCTTTTGGAAGTTCAAGGTCAAAAGATGGATATAAAAGGGTATTATAAATTTGATGAAAATTTAGCCTCTAAGGCGATGAGACCGAGTGAGACTTTTAATAAAATCATAAACTAA
- the hypA gene encoding hydrogenase maturation nickel metallochaperone HypA: MHELSIVQDLVKLCEQNAAKQNAKEIIKIEIKVGRLSGVEPHYLQSAFDVYKNETICSNAKLVINVQNIVIECNQCGLNTQLGENDFTCPKCGSQDLRVIDGEDMYLMRLEMR, translated from the coding sequence ATGCACGAATTAAGTATAGTTCAAGATCTAGTAAAACTCTGCGAACAAAATGCAGCAAAACAAAATGCAAAAGAGATTATAAAAATAGAGATAAAAGTAGGGCGTCTAAGCGGAGTTGAACCACACTATTTGCAAAGCGCCTTTGATGTATATAAAAACGAGACCATCTGCTCAAACGCCAAACTTGTAATAAATGTACAAAATATAGTCATAGAGTGCAATCAGTGCGGACTAAATACGCAATTAGGAGAAAATGACTTCACATGCCCAAAATGTGGCAGTCAGGATTTAAGGGTGATAGACGGAGAGGATATGTATCTGATGCGTCTTGAGATGAGATAG
- a CDS encoding recombinase, giving the protein MKNTKDINVEFEKLLKDIEIEETDVVAKLKNLVDFIRPGNLENIDLTESKINVLIEFFNQKSEISNKISDEVNLFFIKLKLSNNISKFGILSKNGFGYEIKERFYNKFLPNPPNKGELRYLFATLFKNSDDHKWICNIDDEKWIELFSSIFSNSTHIHSTKKHLFHELLYAMEILSIRIASEEFDHNFIRLDNTILNRDSAFIALQRDVAKFVSKMQDDHIEISSTKLDLKHLEVLIEQCKNQIDKFKKKSVNLGISIAVTYELERLIQIIKRVEDILELIKKFDTKESSIAFIKFFKESAKRNSTRNSLSEVYRQSSRIVAKSITNNISEHGEHYTVDNKKEYFKMFLKSAGAGVIIAFMALLKINIVQSDFSFVTQTILIGLNYGLGFVIISLIGFTVATKQPAMTASTFAKEVEKEEDNMANQDKLIGLIFKVSRSQFASVVGNVSLALLTSFLVAHFIINGSGAILNPSEASYYLKNLEPFVPLFFAAIAGVWLFCSGLISGYFDNRADCLELKERFYHHPWLKKVLGDDKRLKLAEYIHDHLGTVAGNFFFGILLGITPFIGHILNLPLDIAHVAFSSANLGYASTHLQISYYDFLYYLACVFLIGSINLIVSFALALKVSLISRDTSIGNLFSFLKKLVKQMLKRPHELIFPFKNRLDE; this is encoded by the coding sequence TTGAAAAACACCAAAGATATAAATGTAGAATTTGAAAAATTATTAAAAGATATAGAGATTGAAGAGACTGATGTAGTAGCTAAGCTAAAAAATTTAGTAGATTTTATTAGACCTGGAAATTTAGAAAATATTGATTTAACAGAATCAAAAATAAATGTGCTTATAGAGTTTTTTAATCAAAAAAGCGAAATTTCAAATAAAATTTCTGATGAAGTAAATCTATTTTTCATAAAATTAAAGTTATCAAACAATATCAGTAAATTTGGCATCCTGTCAAAAAACGGCTTTGGATATGAGATAAAAGAGAGGTTTTATAATAAATTTCTTCCAAATCCTCCAAATAAAGGCGAATTAAGATATCTTTTTGCTACTCTTTTTAAAAATAGTGATGATCACAAATGGATTTGCAATATAGATGATGAAAAATGGATAGAGCTATTTTCGTCTATTTTTTCAAATTCAACTCATATACACTCCACCAAGAAACATCTTTTTCATGAGCTATTATACGCTATGGAGATACTATCCATAAGGATAGCTTCTGAAGAATTTGATCATAACTTCATCAGGCTTGATAATACAATATTAAACAGAGACTCCGCATTTATAGCACTTCAAAGAGATGTGGCAAAATTTGTTAGCAAGATGCAAGATGATCATATAGAGATAAGCTCTACAAAGCTTGATTTAAAGCATTTGGAAGTTCTTATAGAGCAGTGTAAAAATCAGATTGATAAATTTAAGAAAAAATCTGTAAATTTAGGAATTTCTATCGCAGTTACATATGAGCTTGAGCGTCTAATTCAGATTATAAAAAGAGTAGAAGATATTTTAGAACTTATTAAAAAATTTGATACAAAAGAGTCTAGTATAGCCTTTATTAAGTTTTTTAAAGAGTCTGCAAAAAGAAACTCCACTAGAAATTCTCTAAGCGAGGTATATAGGCAAAGCAGTCGCATAGTAGCCAAAAGTATTACAAACAATATTAGCGAGCATGGCGAACACTATACGGTTGATAATAAAAAAGAGTATTTTAAAATGTTTTTAAAATCAGCCGGAGCTGGAGTAATAATAGCATTTATGGCTCTACTAAAAATCAATATAGTTCAGTCTGACTTTTCATTTGTAACGCAAACTATCCTAATAGGATTAAATTATGGCCTTGGCTTTGTGATAATTAGCCTGATAGGCTTTACTGTAGCTACCAAGCAGCCTGCGATGACGGCTTCTACATTTGCTAAAGAGGTTGAAAAAGAAGAAGATAATATGGCAAATCAAGATAAGCTTATAGGGCTTATATTTAAGGTTAGCAGATCTCAATTTGCCTCTGTTGTAGGCAATGTAAGTTTGGCTCTACTGACATCGTTTTTGGTTGCACATTTTATTATAAATGGCAGTGGGGCTATTTTAAATCCTAGTGAGGCTTCTTATTATCTAAAAAATTTAGAGCCTTTTGTTCCTCTTTTCTTTGCGGCAATAGCCGGAGTTTGGCTATTTTGTTCAGGGCTAATATCTGGATATTTTGATAATAGAGCAGATTGCCTGGAGCTTAAAGAGAGATTTTATCACCATCCTTGGTTGAAAAAGGTTCTTGGTGATGATAAAAGGCTTAAACTAGCTGAATATATACATGATCATCTCGGAACTGTGGCTGGAAATTTTTTCTTTGGTATTCTTTTGGGAATTACGCCTTTTATAGGCCATATCTTAAATTTGCCTCTAGATATAGCTCACGTAGCTTTTTCTAGTGCAAATTTAGGCTATGCATCAACTCATTTGCAAATATCTTATTATGACTTTTTGTATTACTTAGCTTGTGTGTTTTTAATAGGTTCAATCAATCTTATAGTAAGCTTTGCTTTGGCTCTTAAGGTCTCTTTAATATCAAGAGATACAAGCATAGGAAATCTCTTTTCTTTCTTAAAAAAGCTTGTTAAACAGATGCTAAAGCGTCCTCATGAGCTGATTTTCCCTTTTAAAAATAGATTAGATGAATAA
- a CDS encoding sulfite exporter TauE/SafE family protein → MEIIIISLAAFTASLLTLFSGFGLGTLLMPVMAIFFPVDIAVAITAIVHFSNNIFKGALFARSINKDILLRFGVLAMIFSFIGALTLNALGSAKILFNYKILDMNFQVDTIKFIIGFLILIFVFIDIMPQFKNIKFEPKFLPSGGILSEFFGGLSGHQGAFRSMFLIKCNMPKEQFVATGIFIAIMVDISRLIVYGANFSNIDENLYLALIATVFAFIGSFFGAKLIKKVTIDFIKIIIFILLIFIALSMMTGIL, encoded by the coding sequence GTGGAAATTATAATAATTAGCTTAGCCGCATTTACAGCGTCTTTGCTTACTCTGTTTTCAGGTTTTGGACTTGGCACACTACTAATGCCTGTTATGGCAATCTTTTTTCCTGTTGATATAGCAGTTGCGATCACAGCTATAGTGCATTTTAGTAATAATATATTCAAAGGAGCTTTGTTTGCTCGCTCTATAAACAAAGATATATTGCTAAGATTTGGGGTTTTAGCCATGATATTCTCGTTTATTGGAGCTTTAACGCTAAACGCTCTAGGTAGTGCAAAAATTCTTTTTAATTACAAAATTCTTGATATGAATTTTCAAGTTGATACTATAAAATTTATCATAGGATTTTTGATATTAATTTTTGTATTTATAGATATTATGCCTCAGTTTAAAAATATTAAATTTGAGCCTAAATTTTTACCGTCGGGAGGAATTCTAAGCGAATTTTTCGGAGGATTATCAGGGCATCAAGGTGCTTTTAGAAGTATGTTTTTAATAAAATGCAACATGCCAAAGGAACAATTTGTAGCTACAGGCATATTTATTGCCATTATGGTTGATATTTCAAGGCTTATAGTATATGGTGCAAATTTTTCTAATATAGATGAAAATTTATATTTAGCTCTTATAGCAACTGTTTTTGCATTTATAGGTTCGTTTTTTGGTGCAAAACTCATTAAAAAGGTCACCATAGACTTTATCAAGATAATAATATTTATTCTTTTGATTTTTATAGCGCTATCTATGATGACCGGTATTTTATAG